From a region of the Suncus etruscus isolate mSunEtr1 chromosome 11, mSunEtr1.pri.cur, whole genome shotgun sequence genome:
- the GPD1 gene encoding glycerol-3-phosphate dehydrogenase [NAD(+)], cytoplasmic, with product MASKKVCIIGSGNWGSAIAKIVGSKAAQLAHFDPKVTMWVFEEDVGGRKLTEIINTQHENVKYLPGHKLPPNVVAVPDVVQAAAAADILIFVVPHQFIGKICNQLKGHLKADAIGLSLIKGVDEGPSGLKLISDVIAECLGIPMSVLMGANIASEVAEEKFCETTIGCKDMAHGQLLKDLMQTPNFRITVVQEVDTVEICGALKNIVAIGAGFCDGLGFGDNTKAAVIRLGLMEMIAFAKIFCRGPVSSATFLESCGVADLITTCYGGRNRKVAEAFARTGKPIEQLEKEMLNGQKLQGPQTARELHSIIKQKGLLQKFPLFMAVYRICYENLPVTEFIHCLRNHPEHM from the exons ATGGCCAGCAAGAAAGTCTGCATTATAGGCTCCGGCAACTG GGGCTCTGCCATCGCCAAGATTGTGGGCAGCAAAGCAGCCCAGCTGGCACACTTTGACCCAAAAGTGACCATGTGGGTGTTTGAGGAAGATGTTGGAGGCAGAAAACTGACTGAGATCATCAACACACAGCATGAGAATGTCAAGTACCTGCCAGGGCACAAGCTGCCCCCCAATGTG GTGGCTGTCCCAGATGTTGTCCAAGCTGCAGCGGCTGCTGACATCCTGATTTTTGTGGTGCCTCATCAGTTTATCGGCAAGATCTGTAACCAGCTCAAGGGCCACCTGAAGGCAGATGCTATTGGCTTATCACTTATTAAG GGAGTAGATGAGGGCCCCAGTGGTCTGAAGCTCATCTCTGACGTGATTGCAGAGTGCCTTGGCATCCCCATGAGTGTGTTAATGGGGGCCAACATTGCCAGTGAGGTGGCTGAGGAGAAGTTCTGTGAAACAACCATTG GCTGCAAGGACATGGCCCATGGACAGCTTCTGAAAGATCTGATGCAGACACCCAATTTCCGCATCACAGTGGTGCAAGAGGTTGACACAGTAGAGATCTGCGGGGCTTTGAAG AATATAGTGGCCATAGGTGCTGGCTTCTGTGATGGACTGGGTTTTGGCGACAACACCAAGGCAGCAGTGATTCGATTGGGGCTCATGGAGATGATCGCCTTTGCCAAGATCTTCTGCCGTGGTCCTGTGTCCTCTGCCACCTTCTTGGAGAGCTGTGGTGTTGCTGACCTCATCACTACTTGCTATGGAGGGCGGAACCGCAAGGTGGCGGAAGCCTTTGCTCGCACAGGAAAG CCGATTGAGCAACTGGAGAAGGAGATGCTGAATGGGCAGAAGCTGCAGGGGCCCCAGACAGCCCGAGAACTTCATAGCATCATCAAGCAGAAGGGCCTGTTGCAAAA GTTCCCTCTATTCATGGCTGTGTACAGGATATGCTATGAGAATCTGCCAGTGACTGAATTCATCCACTGCCTGCGCAATCACCCAGAACATATGTGA
- the LOC126022653 gene encoding cytochrome c oxidase assembly protein COX14 isoform X2 has protein sequence MQRGTAPGEAGSRGQRPGCRKSTERKCEADSRRLGLPPPGWACADGDNMPTAKQLADIGYKTFSSSMILLTVYGGYLCSARAYRYFQRQSSQRQAAEEQKTSGAL, from the exons ATGCAACGGGGCACCGCGCCGGGGGAGGCGGGGTCGCGAGGTCAGAGGCCCGGATGCCGGAAGTCGACAGAGCGGAAGTGCGAAGCTGACAGCCGCCGGCTCGGCCTCCCGCCTCCCGGGTGGGCTTGCGCGGACG GTGACAACATGCCTACTGCCAAGCAACTAGCAGACATTGGTTACAAGACCTTCTCCAGCTCCATGATTCTACTCACCGTGTATGGGGGCTACCTCTGCAGCGCCCGAGCCTACCGGTATTTCCAGCGGCAAAGCTCCCAGAGACAGGCTGCAGAAGAACAGAAGACCTCAGGAGCCTTGTAA
- the LOC126022653 gene encoding uncharacterized protein LOC126022653 isoform X1, translated as MRGVGVTGGCQQGALVGASGPACYLVPGSASSRCSPAADPGAQRSRAATSAACASPQAPPGDNMPTAKQLADIGYKTFSSSMILLTVYGGYLCSARAYRYFQRQSSQRQAAEEQKTSGAL; from the exons ATGCGCGGCGTCGGCGTGACCGGaggctgccagcagggggcgctggTGGGAGCGAGCGGGCCTGCCTGCTACCTGGTCCCGGGAAGCGCCTCGTCCCGCTGCTCTCCGGCTGCAGACCCCGGAGCCCAGAGGTCACGGGCCGCCACCTCCGCCGCCTGTGCAAGCCCGCAGGCGCCTCCCG GTGACAACATGCCTACTGCCAAGCAACTAGCAGACATTGGTTACAAGACCTTCTCCAGCTCCATGATTCTACTCACCGTGTATGGGGGCTACCTCTGCAGCGCCCGAGCCTACCGGTATTTCCAGCGGCAAAGCTCCCAGAGACAGGCTGCAGAAGAACAGAAGACCTCAGGAGCCTTGTAA